One Capsicum annuum cultivar UCD-10X-F1 chromosome 2, UCD10Xv1.1, whole genome shotgun sequence genomic window carries:
- the LOC107853629 gene encoding GDSL esterase/lipase At1g29670 — protein sequence MGSEMRGWILVVQLVILGFMSFYGANAQQVPCYFIFGDSLVDNGNNNNIQSLARANYLPYGIDFPGGPTGRFSNGKTTVDVIAEQLGFNNIPPYASARGRDILRGVNYASAAAGIREETGRQLGARIPFSGQVNNYRNTVQQVVQILGNENAAADYLKKCIYSIGLGSNDYLNNYFMPMYYSTSRQFTPEQYANVLIQQYTQQLRILYNNGARKFALIGVGQIGCSPNALAQNSPDGRTCVQRINVANQIFNNKLKALVDNFNGNTPDAKFIYIDAYGIFQDLIENPSAFGFRVTNAGCCGVGRNNGQITCLPFQRPCPNRNEYLFWDAFHPTEAANIIVGRRSYRAQRSSDAYPFDISRLAQA from the exons ATGGGTAGTGAGATGAGGGGATGGATATTGGTGGTGCAATTGGTAATTTTAGGGTTCATGAGTTTTTATGGGGCAAATGCACAACAAGTGccttgttattttatatttggtGATTCTTTGGTGGATAATGGGAATAACAACAATATTCAGTCATTGGCTAGGGCTAACTATTTGCCTTATGGTATTGATTTTCCTGGTGGACCGACTGGCAGGTTCTCCAATGGAAAAACTACAGTCGATGTCATTG CGGAACAACTGGGGTTCAATAATATTCCACCTTATGCATCTGCTAGGGGCAGAGACATTCTCAGAGGTGTCAATTATGCCTCTGCAGCTGCTGGAATTAGAGAAGAAACTGGCAGACAACTG GGAGCAAGGATTCCCTTTAGTGGTCAGGTAAATAATTACAGGAACACAGTGCAACAAGTGGTGCAAATATTAGGAAATGAAAATGCAGCTGCTGATTATCTTAAGAAGTGCATTTACTCAATTGGACTGGGCAGCAATGATTATCTCAATAATTATTTCATGCCCATGTATTATTCCACTAGCAGACAATTCACTCCTGAACAATATGCTAATGTTCTTATTCAACAATATACTCAACAACTAAGG ATTTTGTACAACAATGGAGCAAGGAAGTTTGCTTTGATTGGAGTGGGCCAGATAGGGTGCAGCCCAAATGCATTGGCCCAAAACAGCCCAGATGGGAGAACTTGTGTACAAAGAATCAATGTAGCAAACCAGATATTCAACAACAAACTCAAGGCACTTGTTGATAACTTCAATGGAAATACACCTGATGCAAAATTCATCTACATTGATGCTTATGGCATTTTCCAAGACCTAATTGAAAATCCCTCTGCCTTTG GATTCAGAGTGACGAATGCGGGATGTTGTGGGGTAGGAAGGAACAACGGCCAGATTACATGTCTTCCTTTCCAAAGACCATGCCCAAATAGAAATGAATATCTATTTTGGGATGCATTTCATCCAACTGAAGCTGCAAATATAATTGTTGGGAGAAGATCATATAGAGCTCAAAGATCATCTGATGCATACCCTTTTGATATTAGTCGTCTAGCTCAAGCTTGA
- the LOC107853626 gene encoding GDSL esterase/lipase At1g29670 isoform X2, which translates to MRGWILVVQLVVLGFMSFYGANAQQVPCYFIFGDSLVDNGNNNNIQSLARANYLPYGIDFPGGPTGRFSNGKITVDVIAEQLGLDNIPPYASAKGRDILRGVNYASAAAGIREESGRQLGARIPFSGQVNNYRNTVQQVVQILGNENAAADYLKKCIYSIGMGSNDYLNNYFIPLSYSTSKQFTPEQYADVLIQQYTEQLKILYDIGARRFALIGVGPIGCSPNALAQYSPDGRTCVQKINEPIQLYNNKLKALVDNMNGNTPDANFSYIDAYGIFQHLIENSSAFGNL; encoded by the exons ATGAGGGGATGGATATTGGTGGTGCAATTGGTAGTTTTAGGGTTCATGAGTTTTTATGGGGCAAATGCACAGCAAGTGccttgttattttatatttggtGATTCTTTGGTGGATAATGGGAATAACAACAATATTCAGTCATTGGCTAGGGCTAACTATTTGCCTTATGGTATTGATTTTCCTGGTGGACCGACTGGCAGGTTTTCCAATGGAAAAATTACAGTTGATGTCATTG CGGAGCAGCTGGGGCTCGATAATATTCCACCGTATGCATCTGCTAAGGGCAGAGACATCCTCAGAGGTGTCAATTATGCTTCTGCTGCAGCTGGAATTAGAGAAGAAAGTGGCAGACAACTT GGAGCAAGGATTCCCTTTAGTGGTCAGGTAAATAATTACAGGAACACAGTGCAACAAGTGGTGCAAATATTAGGAAATGAAAATGCAGCTGCTGATTATCTTAAGAAGTGTATTTACTCAATTGGAATGGGAAGCAATGATTATctcaataattatttcatcccTCTTTCTTACTCCACTAGCAAACAATTCACTCCTGAGCAATATGCTGATGTTCTTATTCAACAATATACTGAGCAACTAAAg ATTTTGTACGACATTGGAGCAAGGAGGTTTGCTTTGATTGGAGTGGGCCCGATAGGGTGCAGCCCAAATGCATTGGCCCAATACAGCCCAGATGGGAGAACTTGTGTACAAAAAATCAATGAACCAATCCAGTTATACAACAACAAACTCAAGGCACTTGTTGATAACATGAATGGAAATACACCTGATGCAAATTTCAGCTACATTGATGCTTATGGAATTTTCCAACACCTAATTGAAAATTCCTCTGCCTTTGGTAACCTATAG
- the LOC107853626 gene encoding GDSL esterase/lipase At1g29670 isoform X1, with the protein MRGWILVVQLVVLGFMSFYGANAQQVPCYFIFGDSLVDNGNNNNIQSLARANYLPYGIDFPGGPTGRFSNGKITVDVIAEQLGLDNIPPYASAKGRDILRGVNYASAAAGIREESGRQLGARIPFSGQVNNYRNTVQQVVQILGNENAAADYLKKCIYSIGMGSNDYLNNYFIPLSYSTSKQFTPEQYADVLIQQYTEQLKILYDIGARRFALIGVGPIGCSPNALAQYSPDGRTCVQKINEPIQLYNNKLKALVDNMNGNTPDANFSYIDAYGIFQHLIENSSAFGFRVTNAGCCGVGRNKGLITYLPFLKPCPNRNEYLFWDAFHPTEAANIIIGRRSYRAQSSDAYPFDISRLAQL; encoded by the exons ATGAGGGGATGGATATTGGTGGTGCAATTGGTAGTTTTAGGGTTCATGAGTTTTTATGGGGCAAATGCACAGCAAGTGccttgttattttatatttggtGATTCTTTGGTGGATAATGGGAATAACAACAATATTCAGTCATTGGCTAGGGCTAACTATTTGCCTTATGGTATTGATTTTCCTGGTGGACCGACTGGCAGGTTTTCCAATGGAAAAATTACAGTTGATGTCATTG CGGAGCAGCTGGGGCTCGATAATATTCCACCGTATGCATCTGCTAAGGGCAGAGACATCCTCAGAGGTGTCAATTATGCTTCTGCTGCAGCTGGAATTAGAGAAGAAAGTGGCAGACAACTT GGAGCAAGGATTCCCTTTAGTGGTCAGGTAAATAATTACAGGAACACAGTGCAACAAGTGGTGCAAATATTAGGAAATGAAAATGCAGCTGCTGATTATCTTAAGAAGTGTATTTACTCAATTGGAATGGGAAGCAATGATTATctcaataattatttcatcccTCTTTCTTACTCCACTAGCAAACAATTCACTCCTGAGCAATATGCTGATGTTCTTATTCAACAATATACTGAGCAACTAAAg ATTTTGTACGACATTGGAGCAAGGAGGTTTGCTTTGATTGGAGTGGGCCCGATAGGGTGCAGCCCAAATGCATTGGCCCAATACAGCCCAGATGGGAGAACTTGTGTACAAAAAATCAATGAACCAATCCAGTTATACAACAACAAACTCAAGGCACTTGTTGATAACATGAATGGAAATACACCTGATGCAAATTTCAGCTACATTGATGCTTATGGAATTTTCCAACACCTAATTGAAAATTCCTCTGCCTTTG GATTCAGAGTGACGAATGCTGGATGTTGTGGAGTAGGAAGGAACAAGGGCCTGATTACGTATCTTCCTTTCCTAAAACCATGCCCAAATAGAAATGAATATCTATTTTGGGATGCATTTCATCCAACTGAAGCTGCAAATATAATTATTGGAAGAAGATCATATAGAGCTCAATCATCTGAC
- the LOC107853630 gene encoding GDSL esterase/lipase At5g45670-like (The RefSeq protein has 2 substitutions compared to this genomic sequence), whose translation MMMGARELVRKWIVMYVVVLLGLNLWGYYGVNAQQVPCYFIFGDSLVDNGNNNNIQSLARANYLPYGIDYPGGPTGRFSNGKTTVDVIAELLGFEDYIPPYADARGEDILKGVNYASAAAGIRDETGQQLGARIPFGGQVNNYRDTVQQVVQILGNEDSAATYLSKCVYPIGLGSNDYLNNYFMPMYYSTGRQYNPEQYADILIQQYTQHLKTLYDYGARKFVLIGVGQIGCSPNALAQNSADGRTCAQNINAANQLFNNRLRGLVDEFNGNTPDAKFIYINAYDIFQDLIDNPSAFGFRVTNAGCCGVGRNNGQITCLPLQNPCPNRDEYLFWDAFHPGEAANTIVGRRSYRAERSSDAYPFDIQHLAQL comes from the exons ATGATGATGGGAGCTAGAGAATTAGTGAGGAAATGGATAGTGATGTATGTAGTGGTACTTCTAGGGTTGAATTTATGGGGATATTATGGGGTAAATGCACAGCAAGTGccttgttattttatatttggtGATTCATTAGTGGATAATGggaacaacaacaatatccaGTCTTTGGCTAGGGCTAATTACTTGCCTTATGGTATTGATTATCCTGGTGGTCCTACTGGCAGGTTCTCCAATGGCAGAACCACTGTCGATGTCATAG CTGAGCTTTTGGGGTTCGAGGATTATATTCCACCATATGCAGATGCAAGGGGTGAAGATATTCTCAAAGGTGTAAATTATGCATCTGCTGCTGCTGGAATTAGAGATGAAACTGGCCAGCAATTG GGAGCAAGGATTCCCTTTGGTGGTCAGGTAAATAATTACAGGGACACAGTGCAACAAGTGGTGCAAATATTAGGAAATGAAGATTCTGCCGCCACTTATTTGAGCAAGTGCGTTTACTCGATTGGATTGGGCAGCAATGATTATCTCAATAATTATTTCATGCCCATGTATTATTCCACTGGCAGACAATACAATCCTGAGCAATATGCTGATATTCTTATTCAACAGTACACTCAGCACTTGAAA ACTTTGTACGACTATGGAGCAAGGAAGTTCGTCTTGATTGGAGTGGGCCAAATTGGTTGTAGCCCAAATGCTCTTGCCCAAAACAGTGCTGATGGCAGAACCTGTGCACAAAATATAAATGCTGCAAACCAGCTATTCAACAATAGGTTAAGGGGTCTTGTAGATGAGTTCAATGGAAATACACCAGATGCCAAATTCATCTACATTAATGCTTATGACATcttccaagatttaattgacaatCCCTCTGCATTTG GATTTAGAGTGACGAATGCTGGATGTTGCGGAGTGGGAAGGAACAATGGGCAAATAACATGTCTACCACTACAAAATCCATGCCCAAATAGGGATGAATATCTATTTTGGGATGCATTTCATCCAGGTGAAGCAGCAAATACAATTGTTGGGAGAAGATCATACAGAGCTGAAAGGTCATCAGATGCTTATCCCTTTGATATTCAACATTTAGCTCAACTCTGA